A region from the Amycolatopsis camponoti genome encodes:
- a CDS encoding ALF repeat-containing protein: protein MRANAVIVAAALAAGVFATPAAADVLPDRAQAVGYLETGGPGVARAAEAALLGTPADLQDFLATGRQRARDDDDRVLVTQALTTGGPVTKRAAQQALDGTIEDVRAFLATGQAQARVADDRIAVGQAMSTGGPVVNARAQKALDGTPADVRAFLETGLQQARDTDERITANQALAAGGPEVQAAAQTALDGTPDDIRYFLSRWRQVAADGDAEVAAVQAQLDGAKVAAANHRPLVVRLAAERATQIAADARKANVDRLAAQQAAAQHDAQVAAGAAADAAQQARDAAARAAQAKADNDKLLTDAADPALTVPNGRRASVYLLRTGGAAVKNAARTALSGSDDDVVTFVRSGLIAAQETDDRAAVAAIAADPAARAGLRQAARDALAGPYAGVAGLLRTGDYPGRDTDDRVEVNQIMAAGGPATKSAAQQALDGTVADVRAFLATGRFVARTHDLRIKVAQSLSEGPEVNAVAQGVLDGPESFLQPYLDNDLGKARARDAFTAGHVAKVNALVAEVNALRS, encoded by the coding sequence TTGCGTGCGAACGCAGTAATCGTCGCCGCGGCTCTCGCCGCCGGTGTCTTCGCGACGCCGGCGGCCGCGGACGTCCTGCCCGACCGGGCCCAGGCCGTGGGGTACCTGGAAACCGGTGGCCCCGGCGTCGCCAGAGCCGCCGAAGCGGCCTTGCTCGGCACTCCGGCCGACCTGCAGGACTTCCTGGCGACGGGCCGCCAGCGGGCCCGTGACGACGACGACCGGGTCCTGGTCACCCAGGCACTCACGACCGGCGGCCCGGTCACCAAGCGCGCCGCCCAGCAGGCGCTCGACGGCACCATCGAGGACGTCCGCGCCTTCTTGGCCACCGGCCAGGCCCAGGCCCGGGTCGCCGACGACCGGATCGCGGTCGGGCAGGCGATGAGCACCGGCGGCCCGGTCGTCAACGCCCGGGCCCAGAAGGCGCTCGACGGCACTCCCGCCGACGTGCGGGCGTTCCTCGAGACCGGCTTGCAGCAGGCCAGGGACACCGACGAGCGGATCACGGCGAACCAGGCGCTGGCCGCCGGCGGTCCCGAGGTCCAGGCGGCCGCGCAGACGGCGCTCGACGGCACCCCGGACGACATCCGGTACTTCCTTTCCCGCTGGCGGCAGGTCGCCGCGGACGGGGACGCCGAGGTCGCCGCGGTCCAGGCCCAGCTCGACGGGGCCAAGGTGGCGGCGGCCAACCACCGCCCGCTCGTGGTGAGGCTCGCCGCGGAGCGGGCCACGCAGATCGCCGCCGACGCGCGGAAGGCGAACGTCGACCGGCTCGCCGCGCAGCAGGCCGCCGCCCAGCACGACGCCCAGGTCGCGGCCGGCGCGGCCGCCGACGCCGCGCAGCAGGCCCGTGACGCCGCCGCCCGCGCGGCGCAGGCCAAGGCCGACAACGACAAGCTGCTCACCGACGCGGCCGACCCGGCGCTGACCGTGCCGAACGGCCGTCGCGCGTCGGTCTACCTGCTGCGCACCGGCGGTGCCGCGGTCAAGAACGCCGCCCGGACCGCGCTGAGCGGCTCGGACGACGACGTCGTCACCTTCGTGCGCAGCGGTCTGATCGCCGCGCAGGAGACCGATGACCGCGCCGCCGTCGCGGCGATCGCGGCCGACCCCGCGGCCCGGGCCGGCCTGCGCCAGGCCGCTCGTGACGCGCTCGCCGGGCCGTACGCCGGTGTCGCCGGCCTGCTGCGCACCGGGGACTACCCGGGCCGTGACACCGACGACCGCGTCGAGGTCAACCAGATCATGGCGGCCGGTGGCCCGGCGACGAAGTCGGCGGCCCAGCAGGCGCTCGACGGCACGGTCGCCGACGTCCGGGCGTTCCTGGCCACCGGCCGGTTCGTCGCGCGGACGCACGACCTGCGGATCAAGGTGGCGCAGTCGCTGTCGGAAGGCCCGGAGGTCAACGCGGTCGCGCAGGGCGTCCTCGACGGCCCGGAGTCGTTCCTGCAGCCGTACCTCGACAACGACCTGGGCAAGGCACGGGCGCGTGACGCCTTCACCGCCGGGCACGTCGCGAAGGTGAACGCTCTGGTCGCCGAGGTGAACGCACTGAGGTCCTGA
- a CDS encoding roadblock/LC7 domain-containing protein yields the protein MSIPAAGVSVEAQNFNWLVSRFAQHTAGAIAAIAVSADGLLIAVSSELERSNADRLAAISSAMLGLAHGVSESHPLGSPDKVIIELEHGYLLVCTISIGCSLGVLANKQAGLGTIAYEMAMFANRATEVLTPGLIEELKNTVGS from the coding sequence ATGAGCATCCCCGCAGCCGGCGTCAGCGTCGAGGCCCAGAACTTCAACTGGCTGGTGAGCCGCTTCGCGCAGCACACCGCGGGCGCGATCGCCGCCATCGCGGTCTCGGCCGACGGCCTGCTGATCGCGGTGTCCTCGGAGCTCGAGCGATCCAACGCCGACCGCCTCGCCGCGATCTCCTCCGCCATGCTCGGTCTCGCCCACGGCGTCTCCGAAAGCCACCCGCTCGGCTCGCCCGACAAGGTGATCATCGAGCTGGAGCACGGGTACCTGCTGGTCTGCACCATCAGCATCGGCTGCTCGCTGGGCGTGCTGGCCAACAAGCAGGCCGGCCTGGGCACGATCGCCTACGAGATGGCCATGTTCGCCAACCGCGCCACCGAAGTCCTGACGCCGGGCCTGATCGAGGAGCTCAAGAACACCGTAGGTTCGTGA
- a CDS encoding GTP-binding protein, whose translation MDSKPFTEPAARPPAPVKIVIAGGFGVGKTTAVSSISEIKPLTTEAAITSVAAAVDRTGHVPRKTTTTVALDFGCITIDDEVKLYLFGTPGQDRFGFMWQDLVHGALGALVIVDTRRMDDCYPAVDYFENAGLPFVVAVNMFDGSLGHNLDDVRWALAVSEDVPLITFDARQKLSVRDALLAVLHNTFKKARAQAGAGA comes from the coding sequence GTGGACTCGAAGCCATTCACTGAACCGGCGGCCCGCCCGCCGGCCCCGGTCAAGATCGTCATCGCGGGCGGCTTCGGCGTGGGCAAGACGACGGCCGTGTCGTCCATCTCGGAGATCAAGCCGCTGACCACGGAGGCCGCGATCACGTCGGTGGCGGCCGCGGTGGACCGCACCGGCCACGTCCCGCGCAAGACCACCACGACGGTGGCGCTGGACTTCGGCTGCATCACCATCGACGACGAGGTGAAGCTGTACCTGTTCGGCACGCCCGGCCAGGACCGCTTCGGCTTCATGTGGCAGGACCTGGTCCACGGCGCACTGGGCGCGCTGGTGATCGTGGACACCCGCCGCATGGACGACTGCTACCCGGCGGTCGACTACTTCGAGAACGCGGGCCTGCCGTTCGTGGTGGCGGTGAACATGTTCGACGGGTCACTGGGCCACAACCTCGACGACGTGCGGTGGGCCTTGGCGGTCAGCGAGGACGTCCCGCTGATCACGTTCGACGCGCGGCAGAAGCTTTCGGTGCGGGACGCGCTGCTGGCGGTCCTGCACAACACGTTCAAGAAGGCCCGTGCGCAGGCTGGTGCGGGGGCTTGA
- a CDS encoding spermidine synthase, whose protein sequence is MFPIASDFVSRTRKPGPVAGRYPVRFGTAELLRDADRANAWLVSVDGVAQSHVDLDDPADLEFDYIRRFADVVDQLPPGPLEALHIGGAACTLPRYVAASRPGSRQLVFDADGELVELVRAQLGLRVPGLRVRVTDGREGLTTRREDTADLLVVDAFERATLAGGLATLEATRSIAAILRPPGIYLANITDGAGLPFARRFLATLREVFPEVLLLADPAVLKGRRFGNLVFTASASPLPTAEIARRTASAAFPTRCVEGAELRKLAGRANPITDEDRPPSPQPPADILGLFQRGRE, encoded by the coding sequence ATGTTTCCGATAGCCTCGGATTTCGTGAGTCGCACGCGAAAGCCCGGCCCGGTGGCCGGGCGGTACCCGGTCCGGTTCGGGACGGCGGAGCTCCTCCGCGACGCCGACCGGGCCAACGCATGGCTGGTGTCGGTGGACGGGGTCGCCCAGTCGCACGTCGACCTCGACGACCCGGCCGACCTGGAGTTCGACTACATCCGGCGGTTCGCCGACGTCGTGGACCAGCTGCCGCCGGGCCCGCTGGAGGCGTTGCACATCGGCGGGGCGGCGTGCACGCTGCCGCGGTACGTGGCGGCGTCGCGCCCGGGGTCGCGGCAGCTGGTGTTCGACGCCGACGGCGAGCTGGTCGAGCTGGTCCGCGCCCAGCTGGGGCTGCGGGTGCCGGGCCTGCGCGTCCGGGTGACGGACGGCCGCGAAGGCCTCACGACGAGACGCGAGGACACGGCGGACCTGCTGGTGGTCGACGCGTTCGAGCGCGCGACCCTGGCCGGCGGCCTGGCGACCCTGGAGGCGACGCGCTCGATCGCGGCGATCCTGCGGCCCCCGGGCATCTACCTGGCCAACATCACGGACGGCGCGGGGCTCCCGTTCGCCCGCCGCTTCCTGGCGACGCTGCGCGAGGTGTTCCCCGAGGTCCTGCTACTGGCGGACCCGGCGGTGCTGAAGGGCCGCCGCTTCGGCAACCTGGTGTTCACGGCCTCGGCCTCACCGCTACCGACGGCGGAGATCGCCCGCCGAACGGCCTCGGCGGCATTCCCGACGAGGTGCGTGGAGGGCGCAGAGCTACGCAAGCTGGCAGGAAGGGCGAACCCGATCACGGACGAGGACCGCCCACCCTCCCCCCAACCCCCGGCCGACATCCTGGGGCTGTTCCAAAGAGGTCGTGAGTGA
- a CDS encoding DUF742 domain-containing protein has protein sequence MTEEPDTSLLRPYLMTSGRAQPVDQSLEIEAQVMTSRLGAASHPKLTFERQEIVSLCRSTVSVAEVAAVLGLHIGVARVLVADLAEQGYVVVRRPANTNSHDLGMIERVIRGLEAIH, from the coding sequence ATGACCGAGGAACCGGACACCTCGTTGCTGCGGCCGTACCTGATGACCTCGGGGCGCGCCCAGCCGGTCGACCAGAGCCTCGAGATCGAGGCGCAGGTCATGACGTCCCGCCTGGGGGCGGCTTCACACCCGAAGCTCACGTTCGAACGGCAGGAGATCGTCTCCCTCTGCCGGAGCACCGTTTCGGTCGCCGAGGTGGCCGCCGTGCTCGGCCTGCACATCGGCGTCGCCCGGGTGCTGGTGGCCGACCTCGCCGAGCAGGGCTACGTCGTCGTCCGCCGGCCGGCGAACACCAACTCGCACGACCTCGGCATGATCGAAAGGGTCATTCGTGGACTCGAAGCCATTCACTGA
- a CDS encoding DNA polymerase III subunit gamma and tau produces MALALYRKYRPATFAEVVGQEHVTEPLRTALSAGRINHAYLFSGPRGCGKTSSARIMARSLNCVKGPTPDPCGECNSCKALAPEGSGSVDVTELDAASHGGVDDARELRDKAFYAPAESRYRVFIIDEAHMVTTQGFNALLKIVEEPPEHVIFIFATTEPDKVLTTIRSRTHHYPFRLIPPGAMRTLLESNVAAEGVEVEPAVYPLVIRAGGGSARDTQSVLDQLLAGAGPDGVSYSRAVALLGVTDVALIDDMVDALSTEDAATVFGTVEKVTEAGHDPRRFATDLLDRLRDLVLLRAVPSSAGGLVSAPEEELSRMVAQAERIGLATLSRYADIVHNGLLEMRGATSPRLVLELLCARMLLPSVTEAENALLARLERLERRATLAGGGGAPAEGGVEPPVRAASERFSRPSQRPASADPAPVAPEPAPAPEPASRPAPTPEPAPVAKPAEPAPAAKSAESGWGTPRTPGGGTPATPAPAATPAPAPDPAPAASPAAASGGLDAAAIRNVWPQLMTALRKFTGGRSLEAMLTQATVATVEGNSLTLTHKSEPLARRLSDQDNARKIAGALADVVGGDWQVRCVHGNAPAAPAARTQQAAPAAERSFTRQSAAPAAAPAQPPVAAPARPAPAPVAAPVRPRVATSEPDIPLPPEPSDEDDEDLYNEDASPAPPPPPPPPDQDPDELARKLISDHLGARPLD; encoded by the coding sequence GTGGCTCTCGCGCTGTACCGCAAGTACCGTCCGGCAACCTTCGCCGAGGTCGTCGGGCAGGAGCATGTGACCGAACCCCTCCGGACGGCGTTGTCCGCCGGGCGGATCAACCACGCCTACCTCTTCTCCGGCCCCCGCGGCTGCGGCAAGACGTCCAGCGCGCGCATCATGGCGCGCTCGCTGAACTGCGTGAAGGGGCCGACGCCGGACCCGTGCGGCGAGTGCAACTCGTGCAAGGCGCTCGCCCCCGAGGGGTCGGGCAGCGTGGACGTCACGGAGCTCGACGCGGCCAGCCACGGTGGCGTCGACGACGCCCGCGAGCTGCGTGACAAGGCGTTCTACGCGCCGGCGGAGTCGCGGTACCGCGTGTTCATCATCGACGAGGCGCACATGGTCACCACGCAGGGCTTCAACGCCCTGCTGAAGATCGTGGAAGAGCCGCCCGAGCACGTCATCTTCATCTTCGCGACCACCGAGCCGGACAAGGTGCTGACCACCATCCGCTCGCGGACGCACCACTACCCGTTCCGGCTGATCCCGCCGGGCGCGATGCGCACGCTGCTGGAGAGCAACGTCGCGGCCGAGGGCGTCGAGGTCGAGCCCGCGGTGTACCCGCTGGTCATCCGGGCGGGCGGCGGTTCGGCGCGGGACACGCAGTCGGTGCTCGACCAGCTGCTCGCCGGCGCGGGCCCGGACGGCGTTTCGTACTCGCGCGCGGTCGCGCTGCTGGGTGTCACGGACGTCGCGCTGATCGACGACATGGTGGACGCGCTTTCGACCGAGGACGCCGCGACGGTGTTCGGCACGGTCGAGAAGGTCACCGAGGCCGGGCACGACCCGCGCCGGTTCGCCACGGACCTGCTCGACCGGTTGCGCGACCTGGTGCTGCTGCGCGCGGTGCCGTCTTCCGCCGGCGGACTGGTGTCCGCGCCGGAGGAAGAGCTGTCGCGGATGGTCGCGCAGGCGGAGCGGATCGGACTGGCGACGCTCTCGCGGTACGCCGACATCGTCCACAATGGACTTCTGGAGATGCGCGGGGCGACCTCGCCCCGGCTGGTGCTCGAGCTGCTGTGCGCGCGGATGCTGCTGCCGTCGGTGACGGAGGCGGAAAACGCGCTGCTGGCCCGCCTGGAGCGGCTCGAACGCCGCGCGACGCTGGCGGGCGGGGGTGGCGCGCCGGCCGAGGGCGGCGTGGAGCCGCCGGTGCGGGCGGCGTCGGAGCGGTTCTCACGTCCTTCGCAGCGTCCGGCTTCGGCGGATCCGGCGCCGGTCGCGCCCGAGCCGGCCCCGGCGCCCGAGCCGGCTTCGCGGCCCGCCCCCACGCCCGAGCCCGCTCCGGTGGCGAAGCCCGCCGAGCCTGCTCCGGCGGCCAAGTCCGCGGAAAGCGGCTGGGGGACGCCGCGAACTCCTGGTGGTGGCACTCCCGCTACGCCCGCTCCGGCCGCTACGCCCGCTCCGGCTCCCGACCCCGCTCCGGCGGCGTCGCCGGCCGCCGCGTCCGGGGGTCTGGACGCCGCCGCGATCCGGAACGTGTGGCCGCAGCTCATGACCGCGCTGCGCAAGTTCACCGGCGGCCGGAGCCTCGAGGCGATGCTCACCCAGGCGACGGTCGCGACCGTCGAGGGGAACTCCCTCACCCTCACCCACAAGTCCGAGCCGCTGGCCCGTCGCCTGTCCGACCAGGACAACGCCCGCAAGATCGCCGGCGCGCTGGCGGACGTCGTCGGTGGCGACTGGCAGGTCCGCTGCGTCCACGGCAACGCCCCGGCCGCGCCCGCCGCGCGCACGCAGCAGGCCGCGCCCGCGGCGGAGCGGTCGTTCACCCGGCAGTCGGCGGCCCCGGCCGCCGCGCCCGCGCAGCCGCCCGTTGCAGCGCCGGCTCGTCCCGCGCCGGCGCCAGTCGCCGCACCGGTCCGGCCCCGCGTAGCCACGTCCGAGCCGGACATCCCGCTGCCCCCGGAACCCTCCGACGAGGACGACGAGGACCTCTACAACGAGGACGCCAGCCCGGCCCCGCCGCCGCCCCCACCGCCGCCGGACCAGGACCCGGACGAGCTGGCCCGCAAGCTGATCTCGGACCACCTCGGCGCCCGCCCCCTGGACTGA